The sequence below is a genomic window from Synergistaceae bacterium.
GCACAAGCCAAGCCCGCAAAAGATACAACGAGCAGACAAGCCAGTAAAGCGCAAAGAAATTTTTTCATACACCTATCCGCCTTTCATTCTGGAATATCACACAGAGAATTTTACTACATTTGAGCCGTCATTACTCATTTCGTGATTAAAATCTTTCGTAATTTTTTGCAGCATTGACACGGACAAATTATTATCACTGTCGAACGGATTAAATTTTTCCCCGTTGTATGAGACTTTCACGTCAATTTTATTATCTGACTCTGAGTACTCAGCAGTAAATTTTATTTCCGGCTCATTCATGACGGGCAGTAAAATTTGTCTCGTTAATTCCTCGCAAGCTAACTGCAAATGATTGGCTATACGTGAGGGGACTAAATTTTTGTTGCAGTAAGACTCAATCTGCGAGACAATGCCGGGAAAATCGAAAGTATGCGAGTCTATCACGATTTCTAAAACTTTGAGATTGCGTATAAACCTGCGGGTCTTCTCACGTTCGGGATTAACAAAAATTTTATCGGGGGTGCCTTCCTCGTAAATTCCGCCTTCATCGAGATAAAAAACGCGTGTAGCTATTGAACGCGCAAATTTCATTTCGTGAGTAACAATCATCATAGTTTTTCCTGTGCCTGCAAGCTCTCTGATAAC
It includes:
- a CDS encoding amino acid ABC transporter ATP-binding protein, which codes for MIKLEHLKKVYPNVTPIKDLSAEIQDGEIISIIGPSGTGKSTLLRCINLLERPTRGKIFFHGQEITHKHCNIPLVRQKMGMVFQSFNLFGHLTVIENIMLAPVKLKHVSRQDAYDNGIKLLRQVGLVNKALNYPDELSGGQKQRIAIARALAMDPEVILFDEPTSALDPTMIGEVQAVIRELAGTGKTMMIVTHEMKFARSIATRVFYLDEGGIYEEGTPDKIFVNPEREKTRRFIRNLKVLEIVIDSHTFDFPGIVSQIESYCNKNLVPSRIANHLQLACEELTRQILLPVMNEPEIKFTAEYSESDNKIDVKVSYNGEKFNPFDSDNNLSVSMLQKITKDFNHEMSNDGSNVVKFSV